From the genome of Suricata suricatta isolate VVHF042 chromosome 3, meerkat_22Aug2017_6uvM2_HiC, whole genome shotgun sequence, one region includes:
- the PROC gene encoding vitamin K-dependent protein C isoform X2 produces the protein MAAGRRPCKFSPTHPSASNSRMRQLAGLLLLVTIWGTYSIPAPPDFVFSSSEQAHQVLRIRKRANTFLEELRGGSLERECLEEICDLEEAQEIFQNVDDTLAFWAKYLDEDQCAAAPPEHLCESPCCGHGNCIDGMSAFRCDCNPGWEGRFCQHEVSYSNCSRDNGGCAHYCLEEEGGRRCGCAPDYRLGDDHLQCEPKVKFPCGRPGRRMEKKRKMVKRSTNETNQIDPRLVDGKLSGWGESPWQVILLDSKKKLACGAVLIYTSWVLTAAHCMEDSKKLMVRLGEYDLRRWEKWELDLEIKDVFIHPNYSKSTSDNDIALLRLAKPAILSQTIVPICLPDSGLAERELTRAGQETVVTGWGYRSEIKRNRTFVLNFIKIPVVPQNDCINAMHNMISENMLCAGTLGDSQDACEGDSGGPMVVSFRGTWFLVGLVSWGEGCGRLHNYGVYTKVSRYLDWIHNHVRAEEASLEARVP, from the exons ATGGCGGCAGGACGGAGACCTTGCAAGTTCTCCCCGACCCACCCCA GTGCCAGCAACTCCAGAATGCGGCAGCTCGCGGGCCTCCTCCTGTTGGTGACCATCTGGGGGACTTACAGCATACCAGCTCCTCCTG ACTTCGTGTTCTCCAGCAGTGAGCAGGCCCACCAGGTGCTGCGGATCCGCAAGCGAGCCAACACCTTCCTGGAGGAGCTCCGGGGCGGCAGCCTGGAACGGGAGTGCCTGGAGGAGATCTGTGACCTAGAGGAGGCCCAGGAGATTTTCCAAAATGTGGATGACACA CTGGCCTTCTGGGCCAAGTACCTCG ACGAAGACCAGTGCGCGGCCGCCCCGCCCGAGCACCTGTGCGAGAGCCCGTGTTGCGGGCACGGCAATTGCATCGACGGCATGAGTGCCTTCCGCTGCGACTGCAACCCAGGCTGGGAGGGCCGCTTCTGCCAGCACG AGGTGAGCTACTCCAACTGCTCGCGGGACAATGGCGGATGTGCGCACTACTGCCTGGAGGAAGAGGGCGGGCGCCGCTGCGGCTGCGCGCCGGACTACAGGCTGGGGGACGACCACCTGCAGTGCGAGCCCAAGG TGAAGTTCCCCTGTGGGAGGCCAGGGAGGCGAATGGAGAAGAAGCGCAAGATGGTGAAACGCAGCACAAACGAAACTAACCAGATAGACCCAAGGCTCGTTGACGGGAAGCTGTCTGGATGGGGAGAGAGCCCCTGGCAG GTGATCCTGCTGGACTCCAAGAAGAAGCTGGCATGTGGGGCAGTGCTCATCTACACCTCCTGGGTGCTGACAGCGGCCCACTGCATGGAGGACTCTAAGAAGCTCATGGTCAGGCTTG GGGAGTATGACCTGCGGCGCTGGGAGAAGTGGGAGCTGGACCTGGAGATCAAGGATGTCTTCATCCATCCCAACTACAGCAAGAGCACCTCAGACAACGACATCGCGCTGCTCCGCCTGGCCAAACCTGCCATCCTCTCGCAGACCATCGTGCCCATCTGCCTCCCGGACAGCGGCCTTGCAGAGCGCGAGCTCACCCGGGCCGGCCAGGAGACGGTGGTGACGGGATGGGGCTACCGCAGCGAGATCAAGAGAAACCGCACCTTTGTCCTCAACTTTATCAAGATCCCCGTGGTCCCTCAAAATGATTGCATCAATGCCATGCACAACATGATCTCCGAGAACATGCTGTGTGCGGGCACCCTTGGGGACTCACAGGATGCCTGTGAGGGTGACAGTGGAGGGCCTATGGTTGTGTCCTTCCGTGGCACCTGGTTCCTGGTGGGCCTGGTGAGCTGGGGTGAGGGCTGCGGGCGCCTCCACAATTACGGCGTTTACACGAAAGTCAGTCGCTACCTTGACTGGATCCACAACCACGTTAGAGCTGAGGAGGCCTCCCTGGAGGCCCGGGTGCCGTAG
- the PROC gene encoding vitamin K-dependent protein C isoform X1: protein MRQLAGLLLLVTIWGTYSIPAPPDFVFSSSEQAHQVLRIRKRANTFLEELRGGSLERECLEEICDLEEAQEIFQNVDDTLAFWAKYLDEDQCAAAPPEHLCESPCCGHGNCIDGMSAFRCDCNPGWEGRFCQHEVSYSNCSRDNGGCAHYCLEEEGGRRCGCAPDYRLGDDHLQCEPKVKFPCGRPGRRMEKKRKMVKRSTNETNQIDPRLVDGKLSGWGESPWQVILLDSKKKLACGAVLIYTSWVLTAAHCMEDSKKLMVRLGEYDLRRWEKWELDLEIKDVFIHPNYSKSTSDNDIALLRLAKPAILSQTIVPICLPDSGLAERELTRAGQETVVTGWGYRSEIKRNRTFVLNFIKIPVVPQNDCINAMHNMISENMLCAGTLGDSQDACEGDSGGPMVVSFRGTWFLVGLVSWGEGCGRLHNYGVYTKVSRYLDWIHNHVRAEEASLEARVP from the exons ATGCGGCAGCTCGCGGGCCTCCTCCTGTTGGTGACCATCTGGGGGACTTACAGCATACCAGCTCCTCCTG ACTTCGTGTTCTCCAGCAGTGAGCAGGCCCACCAGGTGCTGCGGATCCGCAAGCGAGCCAACACCTTCCTGGAGGAGCTCCGGGGCGGCAGCCTGGAACGGGAGTGCCTGGAGGAGATCTGTGACCTAGAGGAGGCCCAGGAGATTTTCCAAAATGTGGATGACACA CTGGCCTTCTGGGCCAAGTACCTCG ACGAAGACCAGTGCGCGGCCGCCCCGCCCGAGCACCTGTGCGAGAGCCCGTGTTGCGGGCACGGCAATTGCATCGACGGCATGAGTGCCTTCCGCTGCGACTGCAACCCAGGCTGGGAGGGCCGCTTCTGCCAGCACG AGGTGAGCTACTCCAACTGCTCGCGGGACAATGGCGGATGTGCGCACTACTGCCTGGAGGAAGAGGGCGGGCGCCGCTGCGGCTGCGCGCCGGACTACAGGCTGGGGGACGACCACCTGCAGTGCGAGCCCAAGG TGAAGTTCCCCTGTGGGAGGCCAGGGAGGCGAATGGAGAAGAAGCGCAAGATGGTGAAACGCAGCACAAACGAAACTAACCAGATAGACCCAAGGCTCGTTGACGGGAAGCTGTCTGGATGGGGAGAGAGCCCCTGGCAG GTGATCCTGCTGGACTCCAAGAAGAAGCTGGCATGTGGGGCAGTGCTCATCTACACCTCCTGGGTGCTGACAGCGGCCCACTGCATGGAGGACTCTAAGAAGCTCATGGTCAGGCTTG GGGAGTATGACCTGCGGCGCTGGGAGAAGTGGGAGCTGGACCTGGAGATCAAGGATGTCTTCATCCATCCCAACTACAGCAAGAGCACCTCAGACAACGACATCGCGCTGCTCCGCCTGGCCAAACCTGCCATCCTCTCGCAGACCATCGTGCCCATCTGCCTCCCGGACAGCGGCCTTGCAGAGCGCGAGCTCACCCGGGCCGGCCAGGAGACGGTGGTGACGGGATGGGGCTACCGCAGCGAGATCAAGAGAAACCGCACCTTTGTCCTCAACTTTATCAAGATCCCCGTGGTCCCTCAAAATGATTGCATCAATGCCATGCACAACATGATCTCCGAGAACATGCTGTGTGCGGGCACCCTTGGGGACTCACAGGATGCCTGTGAGGGTGACAGTGGAGGGCCTATGGTTGTGTCCTTCCGTGGCACCTGGTTCCTGGTGGGCCTGGTGAGCTGGGGTGAGGGCTGCGGGCGCCTCCACAATTACGGCGTTTACACGAAAGTCAGTCGCTACCTTGACTGGATCCACAACCACGTTAGAGCTGAGGAGGCCTCCCTGGAGGCCCGGGTGCCGTAG